A genome region from Halichondria panicea chromosome 15, odHalPani1.1, whole genome shotgun sequence includes the following:
- the LOC135348786 gene encoding uncharacterized protein LOC135348786 yields MDIRGNQLCVLLLGALLVATPRAVQGEFILTVNLVNYTNPTGLCAECAVPLSTVASADKLPPPVCCDDQPFRNTNCDNTGEERCDTRFRWTIRPFGASLETRPTSIPNAVNPPYFFTNCPVSSSTCPFSEISTTFDQGPTALLGVTPNPLPVSKTNFTVWMGQTQFFIEAVDSVLPNVIDSLLIDLDTLQLGADFTEEMTFTGYHNISHMTMSFRVECSPGFCGSDCTTTPQNNPRVATCQADGTLTCTDNRFDPSPLVAYNDCLYNLNITTGCSTCVQTNYDPSTNCNQCLPGWDITLDCTGCLPTRDPYTNCTLCLQPDRFTDTDCSVCALPGGDPATLCQTCLDTNFDLNTNCSEFRGNRDLGSSCSRCLSGYDSNRDCAVCLSGRNISTRCTTCLSGFTGSNCEPVSAVNGGLVGGIAGGALFLVIIVLVIIVCVLVCKNRRRGHIKFVSDEGAAHNAYDITGTGSGSSAEHKFQNPIYGPRLEMDLKTGTGSSDDHAFTNSLYETSNVHTEDDYSHPSVSPPSHTVKTGTQELTSTLDGPMYDTASCLDNNLPREGTPVYDTADHTHQPPLTNPQNKDYSKLHQPPITNVTPQPTALADYDTATFIEQPVYDEAFPPSEESLSKKGIRHPSKSAGAYEEIEDEDIRGRDEYDTTYPPPPVVPSVNAYSKLGKHEAELPAYDVANNHHSKQVQPKAPLPNGSLYDAADYPQEQAARPEHDYTETSNFLPTSIKEETSQHTYDYADASEFLSGSSSVKHSYDYVDNPIDGTNALPPALAPLASSVYMNTTPDKITLEAESHYDLGQ; encoded by the exons ATGGACATCAGGGGCAATCAACTCTGTGTGTTACTACTCGGAGCCTTACTAGTGGCCACGCCCAGAGCT GTTCAGGGTGAATTTATACTGACAGTCAACTTGGTCAACTACACCAACCCAACCGGACTGTGTGCTGAATGTGCTGTTCCACTGAGTACTGTGGCAAGTGCTGACAAGCTACCACCACCAGTGTGCTGCGATGATCAACCATTCAGAAACACCAATTGTGACAACACAGGAGAGGAGAGGTGTGACACCAGGTTCCGTTGGACCATCAGACCATTTGGTGCTTCACTAGAGACAAGACCCACCAGTATACCCAATGCTGTCAACCCTCCGTATTTTTTCACTAACTGTCCAGTGTCCTCCAGCACTTGCCCATTCAGTGAAATTAGCACAACATTCGATCAAGGTCCAACAGCACTACTCGGAGTAACACCCAATCCTCTACCTGTTTCAAAAACTAATTTTACTGTATGGATG GGACAAACACAGTTCTTCATAGAAGCTGTGGACAGTGTGCTGCCGAACGTAATAGACAGTTTGTTGATTGACCTGGACACTCTCCAACTTGGAGCAGACTTCACAGAGGAGATGACATTCACTGGATACCACAACAtatctcacatgaccatgaGTTTCAGAGTCGAGTGCTCTCCCGGTTTCTGTGGATCTGACTGTACCACCACACCTCAGAACAATCCACGAGTGGCAACATGTCAAGCTGATGGCACTCTAACATGTACTGATAATCGATTTGACCCTTCACCTCTTGTAGCCTACAACGACTGCCTCTACAACCTGAATATTACTACTGGCTGCTCCACTTGCGTACAGACCAATTAtgatccctctaccaactgcaacCAGTGTCTACCAGGTTGGGACATCACCTTAGACTGTACTGGTTGTCTACCCACCAGAGATCCCTATACCAACTGCACCCTCTGCCTACAACCAGACAGGTTCACTGATACagactgcagtgtgtgtgctctaCCAGGAGGGGACCCAGCAACACTCTGTCAAACATGCTTGGACACTAACTTTGATCTTAATACAAATTGCTCTGAATTCAGAGGCAATCGTGATCTCGGCTCCAGCTGCTCCAGGTGTCTATCTGGGTATGATAGTAACCGTGACTGTGCAGTGTGTTTATCTGGACGAAACATATCCACAAGATGTACCACCTGTCTGTCTGGATTCACTGGCAGTAACTGTGAACCTG TTTCTGCCGTGAATGGTGGTCTTGTGGGTGGTATAGCGGGTGGAGCTCTCTTCCTGGTGATAATCGTCTTGGtgatcattgtgtgtgtactcgTGTGTAAAAATCGAAGGAGAGGTCATATCAAATTTGTTTCAG ATGAAGGAGCAGCTCATAATGCTTACGATATTACTGGAACTGGAAGTGGCTCGTCAGCAGAACATAAGTTTCAAAATCCGATATATGGCCCTAGATTGGAAATGGACTTAAAGACTGGAACAGGGTCATCAGATGATCACGCATTTACTAATTCATTGTACGAGACCTCGAATGTGCACACAGAAGATGATTACTCTCACCCTAGTGTCAGCCCACCCTCACATACGGTAAAAACAGGCACCCAGGAACTCACGTCTACTCTCGATGGACCAATGTACGATACAGCTAGCTGTCTTGATAACAACCTGCCAAGAGAAGGCACACCTGTTTACGACACAGCTGATCATACTCATCAACCACCTCTTACCAACCCACAGAATAAAGACTATTCTAAATTGCATCAACCTCCAATAACAAATGTAACCCCTCAACCAACTGCTCTGGCTGACTATGACACGGCCACATTTATCGAGCAGCCGGTCTATGACGAAGCCTTCCCCCCTTCGGAGGAGTCACTTTCTAAGAAGGGGATCAGGCATCCATCAAAGTCTGCTGGAGCTTATGAAGAGATTGAAGATGAAGATATTCGTGGGAGAGACGAGTACGATACAACTTACCCCCCTCCTCCAGTTGTACCTAGTGTTAATGCATACTCGAAACTGGGTAAGCATGAAGCTGAGCTTCCTGCATACGATGTAGCAAATAATCATCACTCGAAACAGGTACAGCCTAAAGCTCCACTTCCTAATGGAAGTTTGTACGATGCTGCTGATTATCCCCAAGAGCAAGCAGCTCGACCTGAACACGATTATACAGAAACTAGCAACTTTCTTCCTACTTCGATAAAAGAGGAAACGTCTCAACACACTTATGATTATGCAGACGCTAGCGAATTCCTTTCTGGTTCCTCCTCTGTCAAACATTCGTATGACTACGTCGACAATCCTATAGATGGTACAAATGCATTGCCCCCTGCATTGGCCCCCCTGGCTAGCTCTGTGTACATGAACACAACGCCTGACAAGATAACACTTGAGGCCGAATCTCATTATGACCTAGGGCAGTGA